The following are encoded together in the Chaetodon auriga isolate fChaAug3 chromosome 6, fChaAug3.hap1, whole genome shotgun sequence genome:
- the ppcdc gene encoding phosphopantothenoylcysteine decarboxylase has product MQTGNHVSCLQNDLLKADGTFCVLVGVTGSVAALKLPLLVSQLLQLPGVDVRVVTTEHAKHFYNPAEVSVKIYSDKDEWELWTQRSDPVLHIELRRWADLLVVAPLDANTLGKIANGICDNLLTCVVRAWDTSRPLLFCPAMNTAMWQHPITAQQVSRLTDFGYVEIPCIAKKLVCGDEGKGAMAEVSTIVSVVKQYLQEPDECTSHRIVDTSDTRDK; this is encoded by the exons ATGCAGACAGGTAATCACGTTTCTTGTCTGCAGAATGATTTGTTGAAAGCTGACGGGAcattttgtgttcttgttggCGTGACGGGAAGCGTTGCAGCCTTGAAACTGCCTCTTTTGGTGTCCCAGCTTCTTCAGCTCCCTGGG GTTGATGTAAGAGTGGTCACCACAGAGCATGCCAAACATTTCTACAATCCTGCAGAGGTTTCAGTAAAAATCTACAGTGACAAGGATGAGTGGGAG CTGTGGACTCAGAGATCTGACCCTGTGCTACATATTGAGCTAAGGCGCTGGGCAGACCTCCTTGTTGTTGCCCCCCTTGATGCCAACACTCTTGGAAAGATTGCCAATGGCATTTGTGACAATCTGCTG ACATGTGTGGTAAGAGCATGGGACACCAGTCGCCCACTCCTCTTCTGCCCTGCAATGAATACAGCTATGTGGCAGCATCCCATTACAGCTCAGCAGGTATCCAGGCTGACAGACTTTGGATACGTGGAAATTCCCTGCATTGCTAAGAAGCTTGTGTGTGGAGATGAAG GTAAAGGGGCCATGGCAGAGGTATCGACTATTGTCAGTGTCGTCAAACAGTATCTTCAGGAACCAGATGAGTGCACATCACATCGTATTGTTGACACCTCTGACACCAGAGACAAATAG
- the hacd3 gene encoding very-long-chain (3R)-3-hydroxyacyl-CoA dehydratase isoform X2 has product MALTPLVYWAQRHEEIYLRVELTDAQNIDVHVHEKVLQFRARGHGAKGQNEYGFSLEFLLPVKAEVSNKSTQRQVNITLRKEQRGWWERLVVQERKPVFLAPDFDRWLDESDAEMEIREKEEKKNRLKASRHKEQGFVSLKTGFLFVYNLVQFLGFSWIFFNMTVRLFIFGKDSLYDTFHTISDVMFFCQILAAVEVLNAAFGVVRTGVIPALIQVVGRNFILFIIFGSLEEMHNQPIVFFVFYLWSAIEIFRYPFYMLDSFNTEWKTLTWLQHTVWIPLYPLGVIAEAVAVIQSIPIFDETKLFSIPLPKAVGTSISFSYVLHVYLVLMFLGLFINFRHLYKQRKRRFRTKKRKAN; this is encoded by the exons ATGGCGCTGACGCCGTTGGTTTACTGGGCTCAACGCCATGAAGAAATTTACCTACGAGTGGAGCTGACAGACGCTCAG aATATTGATGTCCATGTCCATGAAAAAGTGCTTCAGTTTCGAG CCCGGGGCCATGGAGCAAAAGGACAAAATGAATACGGGTTCAGCTTGGAGTTTCTTTTGCCAGTAAAGGCAGAg GTGAGCAACAAGTCCACGCAGCGGCAGGTGAATATTACCCTGCGGAAGGAGCAGCGAGGCTGGTGGGAAAGACTGGTAGTACAGGAGCGCAAACCAGTCTTCCTGGCACCTGACTTTGACCGCTGGCTGGACGAGTCAGACGCTGAGATGGAGATCAGGGAAAAG gaggagaaaaagaacagGCTGAAGGCTTCAAGGCATAAAGAGCAAG GGTTTGTCAGCCTGAAAACTGGCTTTCTCTTTGTGTATAACCTGGTACAGTTTCTTGGTTTTTCATGGATCTTTTTCAACATGACTGTTCGGCTCTTCATCTTTGGCAAAG ATTCTCTCTACGACACGTTTCACACCATATCGGACGTGATGTTCTTCTGCCAGATCTTGGCAGCAGTGGAGGTCCTCAACGCTGCTTTTGGTGTCGTCCGGACAGGTGTTATCCCAGCTCTTATACAG GTGGTTGGAAGGAATTTTatcctcttcatcatttttGGTAGTTTGGAGGAAATGCACAACCAGCCcattgtgttctttgttttctaTCTGTGGAGCGCCATTGAGATTTTTAG GTATCCATTTTACATGCTGGACAGTTTCAACACAGAGTGGAAGACACTCACGTGGCTGCAACACACAGTTTGGATACCGCTGTACCCATTAGGTGTTATAGCTGAAG CGGTTGCTGTGATACAATCCATACCCATCTTTGACGAGACCAAACTCTTCAGCATTCCTCTGCCAAAAGCCGTCGGTACCTCTATCAGCTTCTCTTACGTCCTGCACGTCTATCTAGTTCTTATGTTTCTTG GACTTTTTATCAACTTCCGTCATCTTTacaagcagaggaagaggcgTTTCCGTACCAAGAAGAGGAAAGCAAACTGA
- the c6h15orf39 gene encoding uncharacterized protein C15orf39 homolog: protein MMSSQSLQTLIGPVFRRKMPLLDGTVASTGPSKSQNMSDFLGKQTLQYSGAYFTYDPRGKDRARFTPPWSNSKASLLDGRSPVSHLSGMEGQNHIIYRQDSNSSEEGHSHSSSLPHAPAKQGFALYTKSPGVRSPAATTSAAVRQQQTGGDNSSSPSEHSVYLAVPKPVYGHNPCCNELGCVIGQRYGVEHGSPRIPNPVYEHDWMQTDAHYTERLPLQRKAQDALLQQRGLQFESSTEPLKRIPVETYSPGRARALPAMIEPNYSGYPCTLSRTIFGSLSEQSQHLQTSPRGYPGLYPSHPTYEHVSSKVYQEHSPMSKYGQLTQHPMFYYPQENVEVENRTQCNDIGSKHREDVPVILKHTISNPRQHYIVPQSLHGEIPLQSTETLPNHSLMRGFDYPCYAVPRFNLNARQIRSPLKRQHASPSLHSNHINVSPSIPVDHPMASAANLHQSNARLHVDQSRTNSPFLRLDQTSPTRRASQPGVSPSSIQMNRFFPPLTSLHLDRPVLPPTGLNTDRLLDYSSGETRVRCPKQPKGLPVSPAAWPPRSPDRVHTAVPNPANVRKIICSPAVAPGNKHNGPVSNSGNDVLKENLKRSISHSSSPIKIKEEDRDLCEVELITKRQKVDMENVEVGNKTDSPPMPIIDNVFSLAPYQAYLQASGVLFPGRVPQRPIQSSEQCEVKTKPDIKEKRQDQDEQLPVVSLASKEISANTPTEKPVVEIFRPKNIKVEKEDPSDTDNFEETTVSHRDCSKATIKKEPEESGSSNSGHMLVITKCEPDELESKPSLADENEASDESKPGEVTAQMNSSPQGETCTLHEQVVALQSRSITPPQPPEPRLNFKNIPPQCLKLSTYNIVLHDTKHTYPEKPPVPLTTEVIPKAELQMPVRKHFFELHQSLHKLVSKSVLASSEQELRTWLTRLDLTDPASPSTKVQKVSCLLGVKARDMWLNDDTKSALHKLLERLREYTSQERCPFPHVMRAGAVFLPMLVVKELLFPMVQGSFIDQVLQEHKVELRPTTLSEEKILIQLHKRACSSRLRKLMSLKHLPKIYADVVNLLYYTSVCKHLESTSPDVQKRVQE, encoded by the exons ATGATGAgcagtcagtcactgcagacCCTCATTGGCCCGGTGTTTCGACGCAAGATGCCGTTACTGGACGGGACCGTTGCATCCACAGGCCcttcaaaatcacaaaatatgtCTGATTTCCTGGGTAAGCAGACGCTGCAGTACAGTGGGGCCTACTTTACTTATGACcccagaggaaaagacagagcaCGTTTCACTCCTCCTTGGAGCAACTCAAAGGCCTCTCTGCTGGATGGCAGAAGTCCTGTGAGTCACCTCTCTGGCATGGAGGGACAAAACCACATCATTTACAGGCAAGACAGCAATTCTTCAGAGGAAGGCCAttctcattcttcctctctgcctcacgCTCCAGCGAAACAGGGCTTTGCATTATACACTAAAAGTCCTGGGGTCAGGAGTCCTGCAGCTACGACATCAGCAGCTGTTAGACAACAACAAACCGGAGGTGACAATTCATCTTCCCCATCTGAACACTCAGTTTACTTAGCCGTCCCGAAGCCAGTTTATGGACATAACCCCTGTTGTAATGAACTGGGTTGTGTGATAGGACAACGGTACGGTGTGGAGCACGGCTCTCCCAGGATACCAAACCCTGTGTATGAGCATGATTGGATGCAAACCGATGCTCATTACACTGAAAGACTGCCCCTCCAGAGGAAAGCACAAGACGCACTGCTGCAACAGAGAGGTTTACAGTTTGAGTCAAGTACAGAACCACTGAAGAGGATACCTGTGGAGACATACAGCCCAGGTAGAGCGAGGGCTTTGCCTGCCATGATTGAGCCAAACTACAGCGGTTACCCCTGCACCCTGAGTCGCACAATATTTGGTTCTTTAAGTGAGCAGAGCCAGCATTTACAGACTTCCCCCAGAGGCTACCCAGGCTTATATCCCTCCCACCCTACATATGAGCACGTGTCCTCAAAGGTTTATCAGGAACATTCTCCCATGTCCAAATATGGCCAGCTAACACAGCACCCGATGTTTTACTACCCCCAGGAAAATGTGGAGGTAGAAAACAGGACACAGTGTAATGATATTGGCAGTAAGCACAGAGAAGATGTCCCCGTTATTCTTAAACACACAATCTCAAACCCCCGGCAGCATTACATAGTGCCTCAGTCGCTTCATGGTGAAATTCCTTTGCAAAGCACTGAAACGTTGCCAAATCATTCCTTAATGCGGGGATTTGACTACCCATGTTATGCAGTTCCTAGATTTAATTTAAATGCAAGACAAATTCGATCCCCCCTAAAAAGGCAACATGCATCACCTAGCTTGCACTCTAATCACATAAATGTTTCCCCATCCATCCCCGTGGATCACCCCATGGCCTCTGCAGCCAACCTACATCAATCCAATGCCAGACTGCATGTCGATCAATCACGCACCAATTCACCATTCCTTCGTTTGGACCAAACCAGTCCTACTAGACGTGCAAGCCAACCTGGCGTCTCACCATCCAGCATACAAATGAACAGATTTTTCCCCCCGCTCACCAGCCTGCACTTAGACCGACCTGTTCTTCCACCAACTGGcttgaacacagacagactcttGGACTATTCATCTGGTGAAACCCGAGTTCGGTGCCCGAAACAGCCGAAAGGCCTTCCTGTTTCCCCAGCAGCATGGCCGCCCCGATCACCCGATCGAGTTCACACAGCTGTACCTAACCCtgcaaatgtcagaaaaattATTTGTTCCCCTGCCGTTGCACCAGGAAATAAACACAATGGCCCTGTGTCCAATTCAGGCAACGATGTTCTTAAAGAGAACCTCAAGAGAAGTATTTCTCACTCCTCCTCACccatcaaaataaaagaagaagacagggaTTTATGTGAAGTGGAACTCATTACCAAACGACAAAAAGTGGATATGGAGAATGTAGAAGTAGGAAATAAAACCGACTCTCCTCCTATGCCAATTATTGACAACGTCTTCAGTCTGGCACCTTACCAAGCGTACCTGCAGGCCTCTGGAGTGTTATTTCCAGGCAGGGTACCTCAGAGACCCATCCAGTCATCTGAGCAGTGTGAAGTCAAAACCAAACCAGACATCAAAGAGAAAAGGCAAGATCAAGATGAACAACTGCCTGTTGTCAGCCTAGCTTCCAAAGAAATCTCTGCAAATACTCCAACAGAGAAGCCTGTTGTAGAAATCTTTAGGCCCAAAAATATTAAAGTGGAAAAGGAAGATCCGTCAGACACAGATAACTTTGAAGAGACCACTGTTAGTCACAGGGACTGCAGCAAAGCTACAATCAAAAAAGAGCCTGAAGAGAGCGGCTCATCCAACAGTGGGCACATGTTGGTGATAACGAAATGCGAACCTGATGAACTTGAAAGTAAACCCTCATTAGCAGATGAAAATGAGGCTTCAGATGAGTCCAAACCTGGTGAAGTGACTGCACAGATGAACTCATCTCCTCAGGGTGAAACATGCACACTGCATGAACAGGTGGTCGCCCTTCAATCCAGATCCATTACTCCACCTCAGCCACCTGAGCCCAGACTAAATTTCAAAAACATTCCTCCCCAGTGTCTGAAACTTTCCACCTACAACATTGTTCTCCATGATACAAAGCATACATACCCAGAGAAGCCCCCCGTACCGCTGACAACTGAAGTTATACCAAAAGCAGAGCTCCAAATGCCAGTCCGCAAGCACTTCTTTGAGTTGCACCAGTCTCTCCACAAGTTAGTATCCAAATCTGTGTTGGCCTCTTCAGAGCAGGAGCTCAGAACCTGGCTGACTCGGCTGGACCTGACTGATCCGGCTTCTCCTTCAACCAAGGTCCAGAAAGTGTCGTGCCTGTTGGGGGTAAAAGCCAGAGACATGTGGCTCAATGACGACACAAAGTCAGCCCTCCATAagctgctggagaggctgagagagtACACCTCCCAGGAACGCTGTCCCTTTCCACACGTCATGCGGGCGGGGGCAGTGTTCCTCCCCATGCTGgtggtgaaggagctgctgtttccaaTGGTCCAGGGCAGCTTCATCGACCAGGTCCTGCAGGAGCACAAGGTGGAGCTGCGGCCAACCACACTGTCCGAAGAAAAGATCCTCATCCAGCTTCATAAAAGAGCGTGCTCCTCCAGGCTCAGGAAACTGATGTCCCTCAAACACCTGCCCAAAATCTACGCTGACGTGGTCAACCTTTTGTATTACACCAGTGTCTGCAAACATCTAG aatCAACCTCACCTGATGTCCAAAAGAGAGTCCAG GAGTAG
- the hacd3 gene encoding very-long-chain (3R)-3-hydroxyacyl-CoA dehydratase isoform X1: protein MALTPLVYWAQRHEEIYLRVELTDAQNIDVHVHEKVLQFRARGHGAKGQNEYGFSLEFLLPVKAEVSNKSTQRQVNITLRKEQRGWWERLVVQERKPVFLAPDFDRWLDESDAEMEIREKEEKKNRLKASRHKEQDVSGFVSLKTGFLFVYNLVQFLGFSWIFFNMTVRLFIFGKDSLYDTFHTISDVMFFCQILAAVEVLNAAFGVVRTGVIPALIQVVGRNFILFIIFGSLEEMHNQPIVFFVFYLWSAIEIFRYPFYMLDSFNTEWKTLTWLQHTVWIPLYPLGVIAEAVAVIQSIPIFDETKLFSIPLPKAVGTSISFSYVLHVYLVLMFLGLFINFRHLYKQRKRRFRTKKRKAN, encoded by the exons ATGGCGCTGACGCCGTTGGTTTACTGGGCTCAACGCCATGAAGAAATTTACCTACGAGTGGAGCTGACAGACGCTCAG aATATTGATGTCCATGTCCATGAAAAAGTGCTTCAGTTTCGAG CCCGGGGCCATGGAGCAAAAGGACAAAATGAATACGGGTTCAGCTTGGAGTTTCTTTTGCCAGTAAAGGCAGAg GTGAGCAACAAGTCCACGCAGCGGCAGGTGAATATTACCCTGCGGAAGGAGCAGCGAGGCTGGTGGGAAAGACTGGTAGTACAGGAGCGCAAACCAGTCTTCCTGGCACCTGACTTTGACCGCTGGCTGGACGAGTCAGACGCTGAGATGGAGATCAGGGAAAAG gaggagaaaaagaacagGCTGAAGGCTTCAAGGCATAAAGAGCAAG atgtttCAGGGTTTGTCAGCCTGAAAACTGGCTTTCTCTTTGTGTATAACCTGGTACAGTTTCTTGGTTTTTCATGGATCTTTTTCAACATGACTGTTCGGCTCTTCATCTTTGGCAAAG ATTCTCTCTACGACACGTTTCACACCATATCGGACGTGATGTTCTTCTGCCAGATCTTGGCAGCAGTGGAGGTCCTCAACGCTGCTTTTGGTGTCGTCCGGACAGGTGTTATCCCAGCTCTTATACAG GTGGTTGGAAGGAATTTTatcctcttcatcatttttGGTAGTTTGGAGGAAATGCACAACCAGCCcattgtgttctttgttttctaTCTGTGGAGCGCCATTGAGATTTTTAG GTATCCATTTTACATGCTGGACAGTTTCAACACAGAGTGGAAGACACTCACGTGGCTGCAACACACAGTTTGGATACCGCTGTACCCATTAGGTGTTATAGCTGAAG CGGTTGCTGTGATACAATCCATACCCATCTTTGACGAGACCAAACTCTTCAGCATTCCTCTGCCAAAAGCCGTCGGTACCTCTATCAGCTTCTCTTACGTCCTGCACGTCTATCTAGTTCTTATGTTTCTTG GACTTTTTATCAACTTCCGTCATCTTTacaagcagaggaagaggcgTTTCCGTACCAAGAAGAGGAAAGCAAACTGA